In Comamonas koreensis, the genomic stretch TGCAGCAGCTCGGTGTGGCCGGGGAACGCCAGCCCTGCCAGATGCAGCGCCTCCTTGTTCAGCGGCGCCGTCACCAGCCCGGCAATCTGGCCATGCAAGGCCTGGCGCGCCGCCCAGCGCACGCATTCGGCAGCAGCACGCCCGGCCTCGGCCTGCACCTGGCCAAAGGGCAACGGCCCGGGCAAGCCCGGCAGCGACAGCACCGGCATGCAGCGCGGCGGCACCTGCAAAGCCTCTTGCGGGTCAGCGATGTCGGCCACCGGCAGCGCGCAGCGGCCCGGGCCCTGCAACAGCTGCGCTGCGCGGCGCATGGTCTGCAGCTCACCCACCACAAAGCAGCCCTGCATTTGCTCAGGCGCATCGCGAAAGGCCTTGGCCACGATTTCCGGGCCAATGCCGGCAGGGTCGCCCTGGGTGATGGCGAGCAAGGGAGCGGAGTGCACGGGCATGTCCTTGGAATGGAGCGCTTCAGGCGGGGTTGTCGATATCGATAAAGCGGTGCGCCACGCCCAGTTGCTGGGCCACGGCGGCAGCCGCTGCCGGCGCGCCATAGCGCTCGGTGGCATGGTGGCCGGCGGCAAAAAAGCTCACACCCGTCTCGCGCGCCAGATGGGTCTGGGACTCCGATATTTCACCGGTCAAAAAGCCATCCGCGCCAGCGGCCATCGCCGCTTCGAAAAAGCCCTGCGCACCGCCGGTGCACCAGGCCATGCGGCGGATGGGGCGCGGCGTCTCGCCCGTCACCAGCGTGACCGAGCGCCCCAGGGTCTGTTGGATGTGCGCAGCAACTTGCGCCGGAGCCACCGCATCGACGCTGCCGATAAAGCCCAGCTCCTGATCGCCAAAGCGGGCATCGGCCTGCCAGCCCAACTGCGCGCCCAGTTGGGCGTTGTTGCCCAGCTCCGGATGCGCATCCAGCGGCAGGTGGTAGGCGAACAGGTTGATGTCGTGCTTGATCAGCAGCTCGATGCGCTGCTTCATCCAGCCGGTGATGCGGCCGTCGTAGCCGCGCCAGAACAGCCCATGGTGCACAAAGATGGCATCGGCCTGGTCGGCAATGGCCGCCTCGATCAGCGCCCGCGATGCCGTCACACCGCTGACCAGCTTGCGGATCTCGGCCTTGCCCTCCACCTGCAAACCGTTGGGGCCATAGTCTTTGAAGCGGGCGGGCTGCAGCAGCGCATCAAAGGCCTGCAGCATGTCTTGGCGGGTCGTAGTCATGCCCGATTGTCTCAGACCTGTGCGGCGCGCCACCCCGGAATGCAAAAACCCGCTGATGCCAAGCATGCAGCGGGTTGCCGGGGGCGATCAGCCTGGAGCGGGTTTACTTCTTGGCAACCCAGCCCTTGACGGCCAGCGGCCAAAAGCCCATGGCCACGCCCAGCACGCCCATCGCGGCCACATAGTGGGCAGGCGCCATCACATCGGCCTGCTGCCAGACGGACACCAGCATCGGGGTCAAACCGCCGAACACGGCATAGGCCATGTTGTAGGAAAAGGACAGACCCGTGAAACGCACCTCAGGCGGAAAGGCGCGCACACCGACCACCGGCAGCAGCGAGATCGCACCCACAAAGAAGCCTACCAGCGCATAGGTCCAGACCAGCGAGATGTCGGTGCCAGGCAGGTTCAGGTAGAACAGATAGGCAGTGACAGCCATGCCACCCCAGCCCAGCACCATGGCGGCACGCGTGCCCCACTGGTCCGACAGCCAGCCCCAGAACACGCAGCCGATGGTCAAGGTCACGGTCGCCACCGCATTGGCCTTGAGGGCCACCGCAGGCGCGATATGGAACACCTTTTGCAGGTAGGACGGCGTAAACAGAATCACCACCACCACGGCGGTGGACAGGATCCAGGTCATCAGCGCCACGACCACGCTGGCTTCGCGGTGGTCGCGCAGGATGGTCTTGAGCGGCAGTTCGCGGTCGACCTGCTTGCGGGCCTGCATCTCCTGGAAGATCGGGGTCTCGTGCAGAAACTTGCGCAGGTACACCGACACCAGGCCAAACACGCCGCCCAGAATGAAGGGAATGCGCCAGGCCCAGTCGTGGATCTCGGCCGGGCTGTAGACGCTGTTGAGCCAGACGCCAATGATCGAGCCCAGGAAAATGCCGCCGGTGATGCCCGAGGTCAGCGAGCCAATGGCAAAACCGTAGCGCTTGGCCGGCGCATGCTCGGCCACAAACACCCAGGCGCCGGGCATCTCACCGCCAATGGCCGCGCCTTGCAGCACGCGCATGGCCAGCAGCAGGATGGGCGCGGCCAGACCTATGGTTTCATAGGTGGGCAGCAGGCCGATCACCAAGGTGGGCACCGCCATCAGGAACACCGACAGGGTAAACATCTGCTTGCGGCCCAGGATATCGCCAAAGTGCGCAATCAGGATGCCGCCAATGGGGCGGGCCAGGTAGCCGGCCGCAAAGATGCCCAGCGTCTGCAGCTGTCGCATCCAGTCGGGCATCGACGCCGGGAAGAACAGCGAGCCCAGTACATTGGCAAAAAAGACAAACACCACAAAGTCATAAAACTCCAGGGTGCCGCCCAGGGCCGACAGGCCCAGGGTCTTGTAATCGTTCCGGTTCAGGGGCCGGTTGGCAGGCGAGGCGGCTGGGGCCCCACCTTGGTCAGCAGTCAGCGAAGTCATGTGTCCTCTACATTCCAGAGCAGGACAGCGCAAAGCGCAGCGCGTTATGGGCGCATATCAAGGGGTTCGGCGAGACCCGGGATGGCGGGAGTCAGAGCCAGCGAGAGGAGAGATGGACCCGTTCGCAGGGAACCACGATGAGCAAAAGAGCGCAGTCAAAAGGTTGGGGAACCATTCTAGGTACTTACCCTTTGCGCTCTGCCGGTGTCACGAAAAGTATCCCTCGCCGCTAGGGCATGCCACCACAGCCGAACGCGCTGTCCACCCCCAGATTGTTCCGCAAGCAACTTATTTTGGAGAGCTTCGCCGCCAATCCAACAGATTGGTACCGTTTGGAGAACAATGTCGCAGCCATGACATCGCAAAAGACGATGGAATACATCGCAGATGACAGTGATATGCGCCAGAATGCGGGGAGTCCGCTGGCCGCCATGGGGCATCAACCCATGCATCCTGTGCACAGCAGCTAGCGACTTGGCAGCCCCTTGCCGCCAAGCCCGGTGCCATAATCAATGGCAATGCTCTGCGCCGCGCGGGGCTGTTAGCCAGACGCGGCCGCCCCACTCCCAACCCCAGGTTTTATGAAACGCCTCTGGCTTCTTTTCGCACAATCGGTCACTGTCTTGCTGGCCCTGTACTTTATCGTCGCCACCTTGCAGCCGGGCTGGCTGCAGCGCAACAATGCGGTACGCAGCAATGCGGGCATTGCGTTGATCGAGGCGCCGCAAAGCGAGGCCAACCGAGCCAGTGTGGCGACCAGCAGCTTCAGCCCTGCGGCCAAAAAGGCCTCGCCGGCGGTGGT encodes the following:
- a CDS encoding Nif3-like dinuclear metal center hexameric protein codes for the protein MTTTRQDMLQAFDALLQPARFKDYGPNGLQVEGKAEIRKLVSGVTASRALIEAAIADQADAIFVHHGLFWRGYDGRITGWMKQRIELLIKHDINLFAYHLPLDAHPELGNNAQLGAQLGWQADARFGDQELGFIGSVDAVAPAQVAAHIQQTLGRSVTLVTGETPRPIRRMAWCTGGAQGFFEAAMAAGADGFLTGEISESQTHLARETGVSFFAAGHHATERYGAPAAAAAVAQQLGVAHRFIDIDNPA
- a CDS encoding MFS transporter, producing the protein MTSLTADQGGAPAASPANRPLNRNDYKTLGLSALGGTLEFYDFVVFVFFANVLGSLFFPASMPDWMRQLQTLGIFAAGYLARPIGGILIAHFGDILGRKQMFTLSVFLMAVPTLVIGLLPTYETIGLAAPILLLAMRVLQGAAIGGEMPGAWVFVAEHAPAKRYGFAIGSLTSGITGGIFLGSIIGVWLNSVYSPAEIHDWAWRIPFILGGVFGLVSVYLRKFLHETPIFQEMQARKQVDRELPLKTILRDHREASVVVALMTWILSTAVVVVILFTPSYLQKVFHIAPAVALKANAVATVTLTIGCVFWGWLSDQWGTRAAMVLGWGGMAVTAYLFYLNLPGTDISLVWTYALVGFFVGAISLLPVVGVRAFPPEVRFTGLSFSYNMAYAVFGGLTPMLVSVWQQADVMAPAHYVAAMGVLGVAMGFWPLAVKGWVAKK